The Flavobacterium galactosidilyticum nucleotide sequence TGTATTTGGATTCTGGAAAATTTACAGCGTCTTCAAAAGGGAATAAGCACTTCACAGGTTAATTTTCCTGAAAAGAAAGTTCGAATCACCTATAATCCTGAGGTGGTTTCTATCAAAAGCATTGTTTATTTATTGAGTTCTATTGGCTATGAGCCGTATATTAGTTTAGAAAACTATGAAACGGGCAGCAATAATGTAGATAGAAGCTTAACTTATAAGTTAGGTGTGGCTTTCTTTTGTTTTGGAAATATAATGTTGCTTTCATTTCCTGAATATTTTGAAGTAAAAGAATTTTGGCTAGATCATTATCGTGGTTTTTTTAGATGGTTAATTTTTGCTTTGGCTATGCCAAGTTTTATTTATTCTGCAAGTGGCTATTATGTTTCTGCCTATAAAAGCATCAAAACAAGAATGCTCAATATTGATATTCCTATTGCTTTAGGAATTGTGGTAATGTTTATTCGAAGTGCTTTTGACATCATTATGGATTACGGACCTGGTTTTTTTGATAGTTTAACGGGACTGATTTTCTTCATGCTTTTGGGTAAAATGTTCCAAATTAAAACCTACAGTTTCTTAAGTTTTGAAAGAGATTTTAAATCCTATTTTCCAATTGCCATTACTAAAATTAAAGCCGATGCCTCTGAGGAAAGTGTTCCTATTTACGAAGTAGAAAAAGGAGATCGCTTACTTATAAGGAATCAAGAATTGATTCCTGTTGATGGGATTTTGATATCTGAACAAGCAGAAATTGATTATAGTTTTGTAACGGGTGAAGCGATTGCAATTAATAAAAAATCAGGTGACAAGGTTTTTGCAGGTGGAAAGCAAATAGGAAAAGTAATCGAAATGGAGGTTTTGCATTCGGTTTCACAAAGTTATTTAACGCAATTATGGAGTAACGATGTTTTTCAAAAAAATGTAGAGCAAAAACATAAAACTATTACCGATAGCATTTCTCGATACTTTACCCCAATACTTTTATTAATTGCTTTTGTGTCTTTTGGATATTGGATTTTTATAGATGCTAATACTGCTTTTAATGTTTTTACCGCAGTGCTTATTGTTGCTTGTCCTTGTGCATTAGCGCTTACTGCTCCATTTACTTTTGGAAATGTATTGCGTATTATGGGTAAGCAAAAATTCTATTTAAAAAACGCTTTAGTTATTGAGCAATTGGCGAAAGTTGATACCATTGTTTTTGACAAGACGGGTACTATTACAACGAACAAAAAATCAAATATAACTTATGAAGGAACTGTTTTATCAGATGAAAATTTATTGCTGATTAAAACTGTACTTCGTGCTTCTAACCATCCTTTGAGTAGAATGTTATACGATTATTTACCGATACCACTTTTAGAAAGCAAGTCTGCTTCAACTGCTAAAAAAATGAAAGTAGATTATTTCGAAGAGATTGTGGGTAAGGGAATTCAATCTAAAATTTTCGGTTATGACATTTTAATTGGATCTGCTGCTTTTGTACAAAAAATAGAAAATCCTGATCTCCAGCAAACTTCAGTCCATATCAAAATAGATGGTGTTTATTGCGGAAAGTTTGTTTTCAATAATGAATATAGAGAAGGATTAGAGCAATTATTTGAGGTTTTAGACAAGCACTATAAAATCAAAGTTCTTTCTGGAGATAATGAGGGTGAGCGTAGTGTTTTAGAAGAAATATTACCTAAAAGTACCGAGCTCGTTTTTAATCAAAAACCAGAGCAAAAGTTAGAATTCATCAAAAAAATGCAAGATCAAGGAAGCAATGTGATGATGGTGGGTGACGGTTTGAATGATGCGGGAGCGCTAGCACAAAGTAATGTTGGGATCTCTATTTCTGAAAATGTTAATGTATTTTCACCAGCTTGTGATGCGATTTTAGATGCTAGTGAATTTAAAAAATTAAACTACTTTTTGAAATTTTCTAAAAATTCTATCACCACAATTAAGATGAGTTTTGCGCTTTCGCTATTATATAATATTGTCGGACTTTCATTTGCTGTAACCGGAAATTTATTGCCTTTAGTTGCCGCTATCATAATGCCTTTAAGTACAGTGACTATTGTCAGTTTTGTGACACTTATGAGTAATTATTATGCTAATAGAAAGTAGATTTTTCTAATTTTTTTTAAACTATCTTCACAAAAATTTAACGTTTTTTGTCAAGTATGACAATTGTCAT carries:
- a CDS encoding heavy metal translocating P-type ATPase: MDTQNCFHCGLDIIKEDEIIFDAKNFCCNGCKTVYEIFSLNDMTCYYDFEKSPGATPQDISGKYDFLDNESIVSKLLEFQENSTAIISLNIPHIHCSSCIWILENLQRLQKGISTSQVNFPEKKVRITYNPEVVSIKSIVYLLSSIGYEPYISLENYETGSNNVDRSLTYKLGVAFFCFGNIMLLSFPEYFEVKEFWLDHYRGFFRWLIFALAMPSFIYSASGYYVSAYKSIKTRMLNIDIPIALGIVVMFIRSAFDIIMDYGPGFFDSLTGLIFFMLLGKMFQIKTYSFLSFERDFKSYFPIAITKIKADASEESVPIYEVEKGDRLLIRNQELIPVDGILISEQAEIDYSFVTGEAIAINKKSGDKVFAGGKQIGKVIEMEVLHSVSQSYLTQLWSNDVFQKNVEQKHKTITDSISRYFTPILLLIAFVSFGYWIFIDANTAFNVFTAVLIVACPCALALTAPFTFGNVLRIMGKQKFYLKNALVIEQLAKVDTIVFDKTGTITTNKKSNITYEGTVLSDENLLLIKTVLRASNHPLSRMLYDYLPIPLLESKSASTAKKMKVDYFEEIVGKGIQSKIFGYDILIGSAAFVQKIENPDLQQTSVHIKIDGVYCGKFVFNNEYREGLEQLFEVLDKHYKIKVLSGDNEGERSVLEEILPKSTELVFNQKPEQKLEFIKKMQDQGSNVMMVGDGLNDAGALAQSNVGISISENVNVFSPACDAILDASEFKKLNYFLKFSKNSITTIKMSFALSLLYNIVGLSFAVTGNLLPLVAAIIMPLSTVTIVSFVTLMSNYYANRK